In Vespa crabro chromosome 5, iyVesCrab1.2, whole genome shotgun sequence, a single window of DNA contains:
- the LOC124424116 gene encoding huntingtin isoform X2 gives MSTLGGGVEEGSDAGSEIEHIEEIHYSSLQSDHHMKEEEYLEEASISVASPQKLPMELPSLEINIGHYTDSDMPVKFCCRYLVSSFLLTGSAGHLMPDKLFRVSVKCLALTCVANILRLYPDLLLMTVAKDSTSDKQMMRDILLFANHSDPQIRANVSTLIGSFLKTVFTQYGGSFKNFQPECLNSKTNEKSLLENMIKLLIKGLEDDSATTCRQTLTALNLCLPEILNSVDSQYGITILFELPRLIKNPYFLVKVKLADLLSNLSYITIEHITGDALFQQHFIDAIIILLGDQDKRVRHAASEAIVKSIPLLYFQHPQENAVIKKAAQYTEKYLSTVMSSTLRISSYYDKHRVTINNTVKPFTSLTDHNDKKYHVNTEDSLSRIVSILTEILMVDSSKYMVYGCCEALALLSEVYNTIVYVKGWDCILPKALLKKSHKKAVSRIDTTNESNFVIEITTPIGTGLLSLLLPLLSSSAISLDLSTHKHLISLAGNLASGLALCNLKPNEPTSKHDSDTSNIWSMLKDKQMCQYMELLLTHVIRVLNIFVHVIDDIQLNQISTKSLSSLPSAHSLSPKKKVVTEQKQKEKGDKFLSLKFGKEQMGVFNTIPHYMKMYDNLKAAHSNYLVTLDPEASEMYIALLTAILDTLSQILEIATFNEAGRIAEEILYYLQTTVTLSPTATIQCVQQLLKCLFGKNLGSQWSELDMQQYAEQNIALRDTSKGFYNQCFQNPARHMADMIKLIGNNCRDENKPDTGWIGLTRRKGDRKLSYIYSSDHKASVATFIRLFEPMVIKSMEQYTITSNISLQCQVLMLLSQLIQLKVNYCLLDSDKIFIGFVLKQFEFIEEGQIQQAEDLLPKIFSFLVHLSYEKNHSKVVIGIPKIIQLCDGLMASGQPALRYCIPALAPVVGDIFLIRNGNSNQAEQRELETTKEVLISMLLRLVEYHEVIELLALCVSESRFSGDGNGEEKWRRWSRMTTDTILPMLGTCKVRLEWENAHIALVKLFAAISPTVFRPVDPLLKVLFTAPASLKEPVFNLKRWLGMINVILLTLISCAKEESMLARLSDLSVYMTDLSHLLLFPDNLTKVIDPLNALGTQSIQIPPEKILARFIFKVISLIGTKIINILGLINHRAIDPYTGFAQHTDNDDYLVHQFAFFLQLCIHMFESGSHCKVANAAMQMVQDRNTFEEEKFPIDNLNSLMLSIGHVCPMLTCQWAYLMTLLSYNEMLFWSKILGTRNSNYIVRSLPNEKKVYDYVNSINVQIIHKGGIILFCDYVCENLSDAEPLTWLLVNHIEEAIHTATESPVKELLAAAIHRNPAASGLLVQAISTKCMNLSQPSFIKRLLQCIEDAHQSQSGAVIMMLIPKFLSTKYLALSRMAAKMASRRVEILLTLSAADVMEQLPKNDLVKIMDTLQTTKLAKKHGALVNLLNKLGVHFYDLSPFEPDLCRSFNPSIVKTIQLDRDWFLSQIKLRCCHQNTTYNTHESAQLLSNLNFEDCLSIISSKEFDIIILKDCITLGVRLTIENCQKLELRKIHNKKIHNFEASPLYTAAKQCLLEHVRNVTELMPKPHYVFNPQKSNINSKEVKYATRISKLLDDSIYWNTLFKIIPVVKAFTKTLSKLTKYNLANMDGKVEEDCAKLALLCFELTHWMIHVDKQNIRKLRPSEVELTLSCAGEILKYEGPFKVFADHTRYSWVCSTILAMTKIVESNLTAVESLPHVDTCSLQAAFQDEETKHYAQACVRIASLVVWLEKCQVNNTSKNIPPYLFNIIKDLIVLISRQPLVNSFVLTPPLVWKHGWHIMGSGTTKCHFPLLSTELNLLQEVDILEQFIYRINLLGWTSRLQFEEIWMALLGLLNLSQNENTSSEESTALVQASCLAIQAITQLLLQTMFLPHPGNPSTSCLIHHSRDPQLSVVKVSSQELYTIQDLLTWKYECMSDIQNINGLKLDHIFHRGNIEKITTSNNFTYSQLSVSYLWSSCNLYEDKLNASVLELKNRRNDALKSASLDVDSCLRFLVELYTSWLSPQANIPIQLLTETMKSLLAISDLFVERAQYQWMLDVCLEISRVHSIENGILHQYLVISVCKAAAVLTPLDLDTLDRVKRLVDINLKSVFLAARVAALHGVLYLLQSAVQANYEEIMNILHPLTIEYIQKHIDTQDTDGVLSQSEEHQGVMWALVFFLLEHAGDTTPDTEAPAVLELVLSLVMSPNISISLHQTLLQGLERLIITKSVMGKVAEQIVKIATERLRHASLMFALPALQLLLTCMYTEAADRLNQPNVEEPLPDIEPESLVRSIERTSAIFDRIKRGYPMEVEILCSVLSGVLADFFPLSQILTKVIGEFLSPQQPHPRLLSGVVFKVCERACTSTQLSLLQDWVVFSLPNFIQSLPLAMSTWCLSCFFISASTNNWLRALFPHVQSRIGKYEYEDKKILCIAANDFYHKLPEESQKKAFVEIFEVAAKEPGTPFIDILASF, from the exons ATGTCTACTTTAGGAGGTGGTGTTGAGGAAGGAAGTGATGCTGGAAGTGAAATAGAACACATAGAAGAAATTCACTACTCAAGTTTGCAAAGTGATCATCacatgaaagaagaagagtattTAGAGGAAGCTTCAATATCTGTAGCTTCTCCACAAAAGTTGCCAATGGAATTGCCATCacttgaaattaatattgGACATTATACAGACTCTGATATGCCTGTAAAAttttgttgtcgttatttagTTTCATCATTCTTGCTAACAGGCAGTGCTGGTCACTTGATGCctgataaattatttcgtgTCAGTGTTAAATGTCTTGCTTTAACATGTGTAGCCAATATTTTAAGACTTTATCCAGATCTACTTTTAATGACAGTTGCCAAAGATTCTACTTCAGATAAACAAATGATgagagatattttattatttgcaaaTCATTCTGATCCTCAAATCAGAGCCAATGTATCGACTCTTATTGGATCATTTTTGAAAACAGTTTTTACACAGTATGGTGgatctttcaaaaatttcCAACCTGAATGTTTAAACagtaaaacaaatgaaaagtcATTGCtggaaaatatgataaaattacttataaaa gGCTTAGAAGATGATTCTGCTACAACATGTCGTCAAACATTAACAGCACTAAATTTATGTTTACCAGAAATACTAAATTCTGTAGATAGTCAATATGGTATAACCATCTTATTTGAATTACCCAGACTTATTAAAAATCCATATTTTCTTGTCAAAGTTAAATTAGCAGATTTGCTAAGCAATTTATCATACATCACAATAGAACACATAACAGGTGATGCATTATTTCAACAACATTTTATTGATgctataatcattttattaggAGATCAGGATAAGAGAGTTAGACACGCAGCATCTGAAGCAATTGTTAA aagcattccattattatattttcaacatCCACAGGAAAATGCTGTTATAAAAAAAGCAGCTCAATATACAGAAAAGTATTTGTCAACTGTAATGTCAAGTACTTTAAGAATTTCTTCATATTATGATAAACATAGAGTAACTATAAATAATACTGTCAAACCTTTTACATCATTAACTgatcataatgataaaaaatatcacgTAAATACAGAAGATTCATTATCTCGTATTGTAAGCATCTTAACTGAAATACTCATGGTTGATTCATCTAAGTATATGGTATATGGTTGTTGCGAAGCTCTTGCTCTATTAAGTGAAGTTTATAACACTATAGTTTATGTCAAAGGTTGGGATTGTATACTTCCCAAAGCACTACTTAAAAAATCTCATAAAAAGGCTGTTAGTCGAATAGACACAACAAATGAAAGCAATTTTGTAATTGAAATAACAACGCCAATTGGTACTGGTTTGCTTTCTTTGCTGTTGCCTTTGTTGTCTTCATCTGCAATAAGTTTGGATTTATCAACACATAAACATTTAATCTCTCTTGCGGGTAATCTTGCATCAGGATTGGCTCTTTGTAATCTAAAACCTAATGAACCAACAAGCAAACATGATTCTGATACATCAAATATTTGGAGTATgttaaaagataaacaaatgtGTCAGTATATGGAACTATTATTGACTCATGTTATAAgggttttaaatatttttgtccATGTTATTGATGATATacaattaaatcaaataagtACAAAATCACTGTCCTCTTTGCCATCTGCGCACAGTTTATCtccaaagaaaaaagtagttaccgaacagaaacaaaaagaaaaaggagataagTTTTTAAGTTTAAAATTTGGAAAAGAACAAATGGGAGTATTCAATACTATTCCGCattatatgaaaatgtatGATAATCTCAAAGCAGCGCACTCTAATTATCTTGTTACTCTTGATCCTGAGGCCAGCGAGATGTATATTGCATTATTAACTGCTATACTGGATACTCTTTCACAAATTCTTGAGATAGCCACTTTTAATGAGGCAGGCAGGATAGCAGAGGAAATTCTATATTACTTGCAAACAACTGTTACTTTATCGCCGACTGCAACTATTCAGTGTGTGCAGCAATTGTTGAAATGTCTGTTTGGTAAAAATCTTGGTTCTCAATGGAGCGAACTGGATATGCAACAATATGCAGAACAGAATATTGCATTAAGAGATACTTCTAAAGGCTTTTATAATCAATGTTTTCAGAATCCAGCTAGACATATGGCAgacatgataaaattaataggaaATAATTGCAGAGATGAAAATAAACCAGACACTGG GTGGATAGGTTTAACACGTAGAAAAGGagatcgaaaattatcatacatatattcttcAGATCATAAGGCTTCTGTAGCtacttttattcgtttatttgaaCCAATGGTTATAAAGTCTATGGAACAATATACTATCACGAGCAATATTTCACTGCAATGTCAAGTTCTTATGCTTCTAAGTCAACTAATTCAATTGAAagttaattattgtttattagaTTCAGACAAGATATTTATAGGATTTGTATTAAAACAGTTTGAATTCATAGAAGAAGGTCAAATACAGCAAGCAGAAGACCTGTTACCAAAAATTTTCAGTTTTTTGGTGcatttatcttatgaaaaaaatcaCTCAAAGGTTGTAATAGGTATTCCTAAAATAATACAGTTGTGTGATGGACTTATGGCAAGTGGACAGCCAGCACTTAGATATTGTATACCAGCACTTGCACCTGTAGTTggagatatttttcttattcgcaATGGAAATTCTAATCAAGCAGAACAAAGAGAATTGGAAACAACAAAAGAAGTATTAATTTCAATGCTACTTCGTCTTGTGGAATATCATGAAGTTATAGAGCTTTTAGCATTATGTGTCTCAGAATCTAGATTTAGTGGAGATGGAAATGGAGAAGAAAAGTGGAGAAGATGGTCTAGAATGACTACAGATACTATACTTCCAATGTTAGGAACGTGTAAAGTAAGACTAGAATGGGAAAATGCTCATATTGCCTTAGTAAAATTGTTTGCTGCAATTTCTCCTACTGTTTTCAGACCAGTAGATCCACTTTTAAAAGTACTTTTTACAGCTCCTGCGTCTTTGAAAGAACcagtttttaatttaaaacgcTGGTTGGGAAtgataaatgttatattattaactctTATTTCTTGTGCTAAAGAGGAGTCGATGTTAGCACGATTATCAGATCTTAGCGTGTATATGACAGATCtttcacatttattattatttccagaTAATTTGACTAAAGTTATAGATCCATTAAATGCACTTGGAACTCAATCTATACAAATACCACCTGAAAAAATTTTAGCCAGATTCATATTTAAAGTGATTAGTCTGATAGgcacaaaaattattaacattcttgGATTAATTAATCATAGAGCCATAGATCCCTATACAGGATTTGCTCAGCATAcagataatgatgattatttgGTGCATCAATTTGCATTCTTCTTACAATTATGTATTCACATGTTCGAGTCTGGAAGTCATTGTAAAGTGGCAAATGCAGCAATGCAAATGGTTCAAGATCGCAATACGTTTGAAGAGGAAAAGTTTCCTATAGACaatttaaattctttaatGCTAAGCATTGGACATGTATGCCCAATGTTGACATGTCAATGGGCTTACCTAATGACATTATTAAGCTATAATGAGATGCTATTTTGGTCTAAAATTTTGGGCACACGAAATTCGAATTACATAGTAAGATCTCTtccaaatgagaaaaaagtataCGACTATGTAAACAGCATAAATGTACAAATTATTCATAAAGGTGGAATCATATTATTTTGTGATTATGTATGCGAAAATCTCAGTGATGCAGAGCCTTTAACATGGTTATTAGTGAATCATATTGAAGAAGCAATACACACAGCTACTGAATCTCCAGTCAAAGAACTTCTAGCAGCAGCTATACATAGAAATCCTGCAGCAAGTGGTCTCCTAGTACAAGCTATTTCAACAAAATGTATGAATTTATCACAACCTAGCTTCATCAAACGTTTATTGCAGTGTATCGAAGATGCACATCAATCTCAAAGTGGTGCAGTCATAATGATGTTAATTCCAAAATTTTTGTCTACTAAATATCTTGCTCTATCAAGAATGGCAGCAAAAATGGCTAGCAGAAgagttgaaattttattaacattaagtGCAGCAGATGTTATGGAACAATTGCCAAAGAATGATCTAGTAAAGATTATGGATACATTACAGACTACTAAGCTAGCTAAAAAACATGGAGCTCTAGTTAATTTATTGAACAAATTAGGAGTACACTTTTATGATCTCTCACCTTTCGAGCCTGATTTATGTAGATCTTTCAATCCATCAATTGTAAAAACTATTCAACTAGATCGTGATTGGTTTCTTTCTCAGATTAAATTACGTTGCTGCCATCAGAATACAACGTATAATACTCACGAATCTGCACAACTATTGagtaatttaaattttgaagACTGTTTGAGTATTATTTCTTCTAAGGagtttgatataataattttaaaagactGCATAACATTGGGTGTAAGATTGACTATTGAGAATTGCCAAAAGTTAGAGTTAAGAAAAAttcacaataaaaaaattcataattttgaaGCCAGTCCTTTGTATACAGCTGCTAAACAGTGTCTGTTAGAGCATGTACGTAATGTAACTGAACTTATGCCAAAACCACATTATGTATTTAATCCGCAAAAAtctaatatcaatagtaaagaAGTGAAATATGCTACAAGGATTTCCAAACTTTTAGACGATTCCATTTACTGGAATAcactttttaaaatcattccaGTTGTAAAGGCATTTACAAAAACATTGTCGAAACTAACTAAATATAATTTGGCAAATATGGATGGAAAAGTTGAAGAAGATTGTGCTAAGCTTGCTTTATTGTGTTTTGAATTAACACATTGGATGATACATGtagataaacaaaatattagaaaGCTACGACCAAGTGAAGTAGAATTAACGTTGAGTTGTGCTGgagaaattttgaaatatgaaGGCCCATTTAAGGTTTTTGCAGATCACACTCGATATTCGTGGGTATGTTCAACGATATTGGCTATGACAAAAATTGTTGAAAGTAACTTAACAGCAGTTGAATCATTACCTCATGTTGATACGTGTTCTTTACAAGCAGCTTTTCAAGACGAAGAAACGAAGCATTATGCACAGGCATGTGTGCGAATAGCATCATTGGTTGTCTGGCTTGAAAAATGTCAAGTGAATAATACTTCTAAAAACATTCCTCcctatttatttaacataataaaagaccttattgtacttattagtCGTCAACCTTTAGtaaattcttttgttcttaCGCCTCCTTTGGTTTGGAAACATGGTTGGCATATAATGGGGTCTGGTACGACCAAATGTCATTTTCCATTGTTATCGACTGAATTAAATCTTCTTCAAGAAGTCGATATTTTAGAACAGTTCATTTATAGAATAAATTTGTTGGGTTGGACTTCACGTCTACAATTTGAAGAAATATGGATGGCATTATTGGGATTGTTAAATCTTTCCCAAAATGAAAACACTTCTTCGGAAGAATCAACAGCATTAGTACAAGCAAGCTGTTTAGCCATTCAAGCTAtaacacaattattattacaaacaaTGTTTCTACCACATCCTGGTAATCCAAGTACTAGTTGTTTGATACATCATTCACGAGATCCTCAACTTTCGGTTGTGAAAGTAAGCTCACAAgaattatatactatacaaGATTTACTTACATGGAAATATGAATGTATGAGTgatattcaaaatataaatggTTTAAAATTAGATCATATATTTCATAGaggaaacatagaaaaaattacaacttcaaataattttacatacaGCCAATTATCAGTTTCCTATTTATGGTCATCGTGTAATTTATatgaagataaattaaatgcCTCTGTACTTGAActaaaaaacagaagaaatgATGCATTAAAGTCTGCATCATTAGATGTAGATTCGTGTCTTCGCTTTTTAGTGGAACTTTATACTTCTTGGTTGTCGCCACAAGCGAATATTCCGATACAATTACTTACAGAAACTATGAAATCTCTCCTAGCTATTTCTGATCTCTTTGTAGAAAGAGCACAATATCAATGGATGCTAGATGTTTGCTTAGAAATATCAAGAGTACATTCTATAGAAAATGGAATCTTACATCAGTATTTGGTAATATCTGTATGTAAGGCTGCTGCAGTATTAACACCActg gATCTGGATACATTGGATAGGGTAAAGCGTTTGGTTGATATCAACCTTAAATCAGTTTTCTTGGCTGCTAGAGTAGCAGCACTTCATGGtgtcttatatttattacaaagtgCAGTTCAAGCTAATTACGAAGAGATTATGAACATCTTACACCCATTGACTAttgaatatatacaaaaacacATAGATACTCAAGATACAGATGG gGTATTAAGTCAAAGTGAAGAACATCAAGGAGTTATGTGGGCTTtagtatttttcttattagaaCATGCAGGGGATACAACACCCGATACAGAAGCTCCTGCTGTGCTTGAACTAGTTCTTTCTCTAGTCATGTCACCGAATATTTCGATTAGTTTACATCAAACTCTTTTACAG GGTCTcgaaagattaattataacaaaaagtgTAATGGGTAAAGTAGCAGaacaaattgttaaaataGCAACAGAGCGTTTAAGGCATGCAAGTCTGATGTTTGCTTTGCCTGCTTTGCAACTTCTATTAACTTGCATGTACACAGAAGCAGCAGACAGATTAAATCAACCGAATGTTGAAGAACCATTGCCGGATATTGAACCAGAATCATTGGTTCGATCAATAGAACGAACGTCTGCCATATTTGACAGAATTAAGAGAGGCTATCCAATGGAAGTAGAGATTCTTTGTTCAGTTTTATCTGGTGTTTTAGCAGATTTCTTTCCACTATCACAAATTTTAACAAAAGTTATCGGTGAATTTTTATCACCTCAACAACCACATCCTCGATTGCTTTCTGGCGTTGTGTTTAAA GTTTGTGAAAGAGCATGTACGTCTACACAACTGAGTTTACTACAAGATTGGGTGGTCTTCAGTTTGCCAAATTTCATACAGAGTTTACCATTGGCTATGTCCACTTGGTGTCTCTCATGTTTCTTTATAAGTGCATCTACGAATAATTGGTTGAGAGCTTT ATTCCCACATGTACAATCAAGGATTGGGAAATACGAATACGAGGATAAGAAGATATTGTGCATTGCAGCTAATGACTTTTATCACAAG cTGCCCGAGGAATCTCAAAAGAAAGCTTTCGTCGAAATATTCGAAGTTGCAGCGAAGGAACCTGGAACCccatttattgatatattagcATCCTTTTAA